A window of Maniola hyperantus chromosome 26, iAphHyp1.2, whole genome shotgun sequence contains these coding sequences:
- the LOC138404253 gene encoding LOW QUALITY PROTEIN: uncharacterized protein (The sequence of the model RefSeq protein was modified relative to this genomic sequence to represent the inferred CDS: inserted 5 bases in 5 codons; deleted 2 bases in 2 codons) encodes MDDEIVVLWWYLNRRQNKXKHWVHPILRERFXLGTFETLMGELRRDESKFFNYFXMTATTFDDLLGRLDIRVRDTSFRECICPEQRLAICLRYLASGCSFKEIHYSYRVGVSTISKLIKEMTHVIWENLKTXFLKLPDTEREWMEDIASGFERKANFPHCLGAVDXKHIRILKPAKSGSMFFNYKEYYSFVLMAVVDSEYRFIFISVGSFGKECDSSILKDSTFWQKINDGTLNVPKPRPLHENLHEELPFILVGDEGFALTPNLLRPYGDIGSVPWQAAAIK; translated from the exons ATGGACGACGAAATTGTTGTGTTGTGGTGGTATCTTAATAGAAGGCAAAATA AGAAACATTGGGTACACCCTATTTTACGGGAAAGAT CACTTGGAACATTTGAAACATTAATGGGTGAACTTAGAAGAGACGAATCAAAGTTCTTCAATTATT GAATGACAGCAACCACTTTTGACGATTTACTGGGACGACTAGACATAAGAGTACGAGATACAAGTTTCAGAGAATGTATTTGCCCAGAACAAAGATTAGCCATATGTCTAAG ATATTTAGCTTCAGGATGTTCATTCAAAGAAATACATTACTCATACAGAGTAGGCGTTTCGACAATAAGTAAACTAATAAAAGAAATGACC CACGTCATTTGGGAAAACCTAAAGA GATTCCTTAAGCTGCCTGATACTGAGAGAGAATGG ATGGAGGACATCGCTTCAGGATTCGAAAGAAAAGCCAACTTTCCTCACTGTCTTGGAGCAGTAG GCAAACATATCAGAATTTTGAAACCAGCCAAGAGTGGTTCTATGTTCTTTAATTACAAGGAGTATTATTCTTTTGTATTAATGGCAGTTGTCGATTCAGAGtaccgatttatttttattagtgtgGGCTCATTTGGCAAGGAATGCGATTCCAGTATATTAAAGGATAGTACATTTTGGCAAAAGATCAATGATGGTACTTTAAATGTACCAAAGCCTAGACCGCTTCATGAAAACTTGCACGAAGAATTACCGTTTATACTTGTTGGCGATGAAGGCTTTGCTTTAACACCTAATCTCCTACGTCCATATGGAG atatTGGTTCCGTTCCGTGGCAGGCAGcagctataaaataa
- the LOC138404254 gene encoding uncharacterized protein encodes MSFNTEEFISAVQARTPIWQSKHRHHMNRNILNKLWKEIAELFPEMEEKALRKKWKNIRDQFMKEFKKIPVSRSGDAGTDQNTSMWPYFQMMPFIKDDVTPELNEGNLDETADGNCSDNNERSPTPQSIAGSSTSTQYTSTKRKCAQDVRQEFMELEKKKLELLQIKLSQSSERQEQDCEDLLFFKSLLPYMKEFTPMQKLRTRNKITEVVMNEMNSFTSQAYHSYNSYEYNTSNYGN; translated from the exons ATGTCTTTCAATACAGAAGAGTTTATTAGTGCTGTTCAGGCTAGAACTCCGATTTGGCAAAGCAAACACAGGCATCATATGAACAGAAATATTCTCAATAAGCTATGGAAGGAAATTGCGGAATTGTTTCCTGAAATGGAGG aaaaggCTTTAAGAAAAAAATGGAAGAATATTCGGGACCAATTTATGaaagagtttaaaaaaattccgGTTTCTCGTTCTGGAGATGCTGGAACTGATCAAAACACTTCAATGTGGCCATATTTTCAAATGATGCCGTTTATAAAAGATGACGTTACCCCAGAATTAAATGAAGGCAATTTAGATGAAACTGCTGATGGAAACTGTAGTGATAATAATGAACGGTCCCCAACTCCCCAGTCAATAGCTGGTTCATCTACAAGTACACAATATACGAGCACCAAACGTAAATGTGCACAAGATGTAAGACAGGAATTCATGGAATTAGAGAAGAAAAAGTTGGAATTATTACAAATTAAACTGTCGCAAAGCAGCGAAAGGCAAGAACAAGATTGCGAAGAcctgttattttttaaaagtctgTTGCCGTACATGAAGGAGTTTACTCCTATGCAAAAATTACGTACGAGAAACAAAATTACAGAAGTTGttatgaatgaaatgaataGTTTCACGTCCCAGGCTTACCATAGTTACAATAGTTACGAATATAACACATCAAATTAtggaaattaa
- the LOC138404243 gene encoding uncharacterized protein, producing the protein MGEEPPPEPPDPGAYVTVTTEPMTTEPTESPQAMPMDFETTTRGTKRSNQQSESDQIGSSSKKTITDPGSTTPSIQNVYLHPSLSDAPKKYLNDDKGPFIVYVSREVSDPSAGASMRAITFGQFLHRNRIRSILNDGIKSVGRNKVSVEFSCVQAANEFLENPILKLSKYTAFIPTFNITRMGLVRGVPVDWHLEEFIESLELPTGCGEILKARRLNRKDVTDGVVTWIPTQSIVLTFRGQSLPNRIYSYHTSLPVETYRLPTIQCLNCCRFGHIKAQCRSKPRCFKCSQPHTGESCGVSTENSTCLLCSGRHMATNKNCPEHSRQHAIKLLMSEENLSYQDASSRFPPVQRSYAEVAKEIFTPPTYSPRPSTPNPRVRPTSTPTKSYRQTTLRSPRPRPQPTKGYDRQAHQDIIRNFPSSSPNGCALNTEREYPYASSAPNNDISHLIKSLTNILEMTPLPSNAAEIIIKVVSILSNGLHGDTPVELPKCTS; encoded by the coding sequence ATGGGGGAGGAACCTCCTCCGGAACCCCCTGATCCAGGGGCATATGTAACTGTGACAACAGAACCGATGACAACAGAACCGACTGAGAGCCCGCAGGCCATGCCTATGGACTTTGAAACGACCACGCGTGGTACGAAACGGTCGAACCAACAAAGCGAAAGTGATCAAATCGGTTCATCCtcaaaaaaaacaataacagACCCAGGTTCAACAACCCCTTCCATACAAAATGTGTACCTCCACCCCTCCCTTTCGGACGCCCCCAAAAAATACCTGAATGATGATAAAGGTCCATTCATTGTATACGTCTCCCGAGAAGTGTCTGACCCATCAGCCGGCGCTTCCATGAGAGCGATTACATTTGGCCAGTTTTTACATCGGAATCGTATAAGGTCGATCCTCAACGATGGCATTAAAAGTGTAGGGAGAAATAAAGTGTCTGTCGAGTTCTCTTGTGTCCAAGCAGCCAATGAGTTTCTAGAAAACCCTATTCTTAAACTCTCTAAATACACTGCTTTTATCCCCACATTTAATATAACCCGTATGGGATTAGTAAGAGGTGTTCCCGTTGACTGGCATCTGGAAGAGTTCATTGAATCATTGGAACTCCCCACAGGCTGTGGAGAGATCCTCAAAGCCCGTCGCCTCAACCGCAAAGATGTGACTGATGGTGTTGTGACCTGGATTCCAACCCAATCCATTGTACTGACATTTAGAGGGCAATCACTCCCGAATAGAATATACTCATACCATACTTCCCTCCCTGTGGAAACTTACCGTCTCCCCACAATCCAGTGTTTAAATTGCTGCCGCTTTGGGCACATCAAAGCTCAATGTAGGTCCAAGCCTAGGTGCTTTAAGTGCTCCCAACCTCATACAGGGGAATCCTGCGGGGTCTCCACCGAAAACTCTACGTGCTTACTTTGCTCTGGCAGACACATGGCCACTAACAAAAACTGCCCAGAACATTCTAGGCAGCACGCAATAAAACTCCTAATGTCAGAAGAAAACCTCTCATACCAAGATGCTTCCTCCCGTTTCCCACCTGTTCAGCGCTCTTACGCTGAAGTTGCAAAAGAGATATTCACACCACCTACTTACTCTCCTAGACCGTCCACTCCCAACCCCAGAGTACGCCCTACATCAACTCCAACGAAATCATACCGACAAACCACTCTCCGTAGCCCCCGCCCCAGACCCCAACCTACAAAGGGGTATGATCGACAAGCACATCAGGATATTATCCGCAATTTCCCCTCCTCCTCACCCAATGGCTGCGCTCTTAACACAGAGCGTGAATACCCTTATGCCTCATCTGCACCGAATAATGATATAAGTCACCTCATCAAATCCCTTACAAACATACTTGAAATGACTCCCCTACCGTCCAACGCTGCCGAAATTATCATCAAAGTCGTTTCCATTCTTAGCAATGGCCTCCATGGAGATACTCCAGTGGAATTGCCAAAGTGCACGTCGTAA